Proteins encoded within one genomic window of Triticum aestivum cultivar Chinese Spring chromosome 2D, IWGSC CS RefSeq v2.1, whole genome shotgun sequence:
- the LOC123053264 gene encoding digalactosyldiacylglycerol synthase 1, chloroplastic isoform X2 — MGVDNPPPITGSGSDDGAFAFISKGWREVRDSATADLQLMRTRTDRELGRLLASASALAGPGPAPPVAAGAPFAELEFVRKRIQPKIAELRKQYSSTVLDGWPPKSGASLRVDLSGITAIRNAIVSSGKADGGDEGNKEWEVVKMIRNGLKEFERRSLSSEMSAGFRVRTDFVEKFKLSLKSMNKESQEPKDAPPLDLTEILAYLVRQSGPFLDQLGVQRDLCEKLVDTLYSKRNGRLMHPPFSGDRSLIRNEDITDELDLRIARVLESTGYHREGFWNDPAKYKISDNRRHVAIVTTASLPWMTGTAINPLFRAAYLARSTMQKVTLVVPWLCKSDQQLVYPDNITFSSPEEQETYIRNWLQERLGFAANFKISFYPGKFSKERRSIIPAGDTSEFISSREADIAILEEPEHLNWYHHGKRWTDKFNHVIGVVHTNYLEYIKREKNGALQAFLVKHINNWVTRAYCHKVLRLSAATQDLPRSIICNVHGVNPKFLNIGEKVIADRERGHNSFSKGAYFLGKMVWAKGYKELIDLLYKHKNDLEGFKLDVYGNGEDSQAVQAAARKLDLGINFYKGKDHADDSLHGYKVFINPSVSDVLCTATAEALAMGKFVICPDHPSNEFFKSFPNCLMYKTPEEFVARVKEAMSSEPQPLTPEKRYSLSWEAATERFMEYSELDKVLKDRNGQCGEGVKRKGVRKLRLLPKFSDILDGGLAFAHYCATGNEILRMATGATPGTRDYDKQQCMDLNLLPPQIQHPVYGL; from the exons ATGGGCGTGGACAATCCGCCGCCGATCACCGGCTCCGGCAGCGACGACGGCGCGTTCGCCTTCATCTCCAAGGGCTGGCGCGAGGTGCGGGACTCGGCGACCGCCGACCTGCAGCTGATGCGGACGCGGACCGACAGGGAGCTGGGGCGCCTCCTCGCGTCGGCGTCGGCTCTCGCGGGGCCCGGACCGGCGCCGCCGGTGGCCGCGGGGGCGCCCTTCGCGGAGCTGGAGTTCGTGCGGAAGCGGATCCAACCCAAGATTGCGGAGCTGAGGAAGCAGTACTCGTCGACAGTGCTCGACGGGTGGCCGCCAAAGTCCGGCGCCAGCCTCCGCGTCGACCTCTCTGGGATTACGGCTATCCGCAACGCCATTGTGTCCAGCGGGAAGGCTGATGGCGGTGACGAGGGGAACAAGGAGTGGGAGGTGGTGAAGATGATACGGAACGGGCTCAAGGAGTTCGAGCGCCGGAGCCTGTCAAGTGAGATGTCTGCTGGGTTTCGTGTCCGCACCGACTTTGTGGAGAAATTTAAACTGAGCTTG AAATCTATGAACAAAGAGTCTCAGGAACCGAAG GATGCCCCGCCACTGGATCTAACTGAAATACTGGCATATCTAGTCAGGCAGTCTGGACCATTCTTGGATCAACTTGGTGTACAAAGAG ATCTTTGTGAAAAACTAGTGGACACATTGTACAGTAAACGGAATGGCCGGCTCATGCATCCGCCTTTTTCAGGAGATAGATCCTTAATTCGTAATGAGGACATAACTGATGAGCTTGATCTAAGAATAGCTAGGGTGCTAGAAAGTACTGGCTATCACAGAGAAGGTTTTTGGAACGATCCTGCAAAGTACAAGATCTCAGACAACAGACGACATGTTGCAATTGTCACCACAGCAAGTCTTCCATGGATGACTGGGACAGCTATCAATCCACTGTTCCGTGCTGCATATCTGGCAAGAAGTACAATGCAAAAAGTGACACTAGTGGTTCCTTGGCTCTGTAAGTCAGACCAGCAACTAGTCTACCCGGATAACATCACCTTTAGTTCACCAGAAGAGCAAGAAACTTATATTAGGAACTGGCTACAGGAAAGACTTGGCTTTGCAGCAAATTTTAAGATATCCTTCTATCCTGGCAAG TTCTCAAAAGAGCGACGAAGCATTATTCCTGCAGGGGATACCTCAGAATTCATTTCGTCAAGAGAAGCTGATATAGCAATTTTGGAAGAACCAGAGCATCTCAATTGGTATCATCATGGGAAACGTTGGACAGACAAGTTCAATCATGTCATTGGCGTAGTTCATACAAATTATCTAGAGTATATCAAAAGGGAGAAAAATGGTGCTCTTCAAGCTTTCCTTGTTAAACATATCAACAATTGGGTGACTAGGGCATACTGCCACAAG GTTTTACGTCTTTCTGCAGCAACTCAAGATCTACCCAGGTCCATCATTTGCAACGTTCATGGTGTAAATCCAAAGTTCCTCAATATTGGCGAAAAAGTAATAGCGGACAGGGAGCGTGGACATAACTCTTTTTCCAAGGGAGCGTATTTTCTTGGGAAGATGGTTTGGGCTAAAGGCTATAAAGAACTGATTGATTTGTTATACAAACACAAAAATGACTTGGAGGGCTTCAAGTTAGATGTTTATGGAAATGGCGAGGATTCACAGGCTGTCCAGGCTGCTGCTAGGAAATTGGATTTGGGCATCAATTTCTACAAGGGGAAGGACCATGCCGATGATTCACTCCATGG GTACAAGGTTTTCATCAATCCCAGTGTTAGTGATGTACTGTGCACAGCAACTGCTGAGGCTCTTGCAATGGGGAAATTTGTTATCTGTCCCGATCATCCATCAAATGAATTTTTCAAGTCATTTCCCAACTGCTTGATGTATAAAACTCCAGAGGAATTTGTTGCCCGAGTGAAGGAGGCCATGTCTAGTGAACCTCAACCTTTGACCCCTGAGAAAAGATACAGTTTGTCATGGGAAGCAGCAACCGAGAGATTTATGGAGTACTCGGAGCTTGACAAAGTTCTGAAAGATAGAAATGGTCAGTGTGGAGAAGGTGTAAAGAGAAAAGGAGTGAGGAAGCTACGTTTACTCCCCAAATTCTCAGACATCTTGGATGGGGGACTGGCATTTGCTCATTACTGCGCAACCGGCAATGAGATCCTCAGAATGGCAACAGGAGCAACTCCTGGTACACGGGACTATGATAAGCAGCAGTGCATGGATTTGAATCTCTTGCCTCCTCAAATTCAACACCCTGTATATGGCTTGTGA
- the LOC123053264 gene encoding digalactosyldiacylglycerol synthase 1, chloroplastic isoform X1 has protein sequence MGVDNPPPITGSGSDDGAFAFISKGWREVRDSATADLQLMRTRTDRELGRLLASASALAGPGPAPPVAAGAPFAELEFVRKRIQPKIAELRKQYSSTVLDGWPPKSGASLRVDLSGITAIRNAIVSSGKADGGDEGNKEWEVVKMIRNGLKEFERRSLSSEMSAGFRVRTDFVEKFKLSLKSMNKESQEPKQDAPPLDLTEILAYLVRQSGPFLDQLGVQRDLCEKLVDTLYSKRNGRLMHPPFSGDRSLIRNEDITDELDLRIARVLESTGYHREGFWNDPAKYKISDNRRHVAIVTTASLPWMTGTAINPLFRAAYLARSTMQKVTLVVPWLCKSDQQLVYPDNITFSSPEEQETYIRNWLQERLGFAANFKISFYPGKFSKERRSIIPAGDTSEFISSREADIAILEEPEHLNWYHHGKRWTDKFNHVIGVVHTNYLEYIKREKNGALQAFLVKHINNWVTRAYCHKVLRLSAATQDLPRSIICNVHGVNPKFLNIGEKVIADRERGHNSFSKGAYFLGKMVWAKGYKELIDLLYKHKNDLEGFKLDVYGNGEDSQAVQAAARKLDLGINFYKGKDHADDSLHGYKVFINPSVSDVLCTATAEALAMGKFVICPDHPSNEFFKSFPNCLMYKTPEEFVARVKEAMSSEPQPLTPEKRYSLSWEAATERFMEYSELDKVLKDRNGQCGEGVKRKGVRKLRLLPKFSDILDGGLAFAHYCATGNEILRMATGATPGTRDYDKQQCMDLNLLPPQIQHPVYGL, from the exons ATGGGCGTGGACAATCCGCCGCCGATCACCGGCTCCGGCAGCGACGACGGCGCGTTCGCCTTCATCTCCAAGGGCTGGCGCGAGGTGCGGGACTCGGCGACCGCCGACCTGCAGCTGATGCGGACGCGGACCGACAGGGAGCTGGGGCGCCTCCTCGCGTCGGCGTCGGCTCTCGCGGGGCCCGGACCGGCGCCGCCGGTGGCCGCGGGGGCGCCCTTCGCGGAGCTGGAGTTCGTGCGGAAGCGGATCCAACCCAAGATTGCGGAGCTGAGGAAGCAGTACTCGTCGACAGTGCTCGACGGGTGGCCGCCAAAGTCCGGCGCCAGCCTCCGCGTCGACCTCTCTGGGATTACGGCTATCCGCAACGCCATTGTGTCCAGCGGGAAGGCTGATGGCGGTGACGAGGGGAACAAGGAGTGGGAGGTGGTGAAGATGATACGGAACGGGCTCAAGGAGTTCGAGCGCCGGAGCCTGTCAAGTGAGATGTCTGCTGGGTTTCGTGTCCGCACCGACTTTGTGGAGAAATTTAAACTGAGCTTG AAATCTATGAACAAAGAGTCTCAGGAACCGAAG CAGGATGCCCCGCCACTGGATCTAACTGAAATACTGGCATATCTAGTCAGGCAGTCTGGACCATTCTTGGATCAACTTGGTGTACAAAGAG ATCTTTGTGAAAAACTAGTGGACACATTGTACAGTAAACGGAATGGCCGGCTCATGCATCCGCCTTTTTCAGGAGATAGATCCTTAATTCGTAATGAGGACATAACTGATGAGCTTGATCTAAGAATAGCTAGGGTGCTAGAAAGTACTGGCTATCACAGAGAAGGTTTTTGGAACGATCCTGCAAAGTACAAGATCTCAGACAACAGACGACATGTTGCAATTGTCACCACAGCAAGTCTTCCATGGATGACTGGGACAGCTATCAATCCACTGTTCCGTGCTGCATATCTGGCAAGAAGTACAATGCAAAAAGTGACACTAGTGGTTCCTTGGCTCTGTAAGTCAGACCAGCAACTAGTCTACCCGGATAACATCACCTTTAGTTCACCAGAAGAGCAAGAAACTTATATTAGGAACTGGCTACAGGAAAGACTTGGCTTTGCAGCAAATTTTAAGATATCCTTCTATCCTGGCAAG TTCTCAAAAGAGCGACGAAGCATTATTCCTGCAGGGGATACCTCAGAATTCATTTCGTCAAGAGAAGCTGATATAGCAATTTTGGAAGAACCAGAGCATCTCAATTGGTATCATCATGGGAAACGTTGGACAGACAAGTTCAATCATGTCATTGGCGTAGTTCATACAAATTATCTAGAGTATATCAAAAGGGAGAAAAATGGTGCTCTTCAAGCTTTCCTTGTTAAACATATCAACAATTGGGTGACTAGGGCATACTGCCACAAG GTTTTACGTCTTTCTGCAGCAACTCAAGATCTACCCAGGTCCATCATTTGCAACGTTCATGGTGTAAATCCAAAGTTCCTCAATATTGGCGAAAAAGTAATAGCGGACAGGGAGCGTGGACATAACTCTTTTTCCAAGGGAGCGTATTTTCTTGGGAAGATGGTTTGGGCTAAAGGCTATAAAGAACTGATTGATTTGTTATACAAACACAAAAATGACTTGGAGGGCTTCAAGTTAGATGTTTATGGAAATGGCGAGGATTCACAGGCTGTCCAGGCTGCTGCTAGGAAATTGGATTTGGGCATCAATTTCTACAAGGGGAAGGACCATGCCGATGATTCACTCCATGG GTACAAGGTTTTCATCAATCCCAGTGTTAGTGATGTACTGTGCACAGCAACTGCTGAGGCTCTTGCAATGGGGAAATTTGTTATCTGTCCCGATCATCCATCAAATGAATTTTTCAAGTCATTTCCCAACTGCTTGATGTATAAAACTCCAGAGGAATTTGTTGCCCGAGTGAAGGAGGCCATGTCTAGTGAACCTCAACCTTTGACCCCTGAGAAAAGATACAGTTTGTCATGGGAAGCAGCAACCGAGAGATTTATGGAGTACTCGGAGCTTGACAAAGTTCTGAAAGATAGAAATGGTCAGTGTGGAGAAGGTGTAAAGAGAAAAGGAGTGAGGAAGCTACGTTTACTCCCCAAATTCTCAGACATCTTGGATGGGGGACTGGCATTTGCTCATTACTGCGCAACCGGCAATGAGATCCTCAGAATGGCAACAGGAGCAACTCCTGGTACACGGGACTATGATAAGCAGCAGTGCATGGATTTGAATCTCTTGCCTCCTCAAATTCAACACCCTGTATATGGCTTGTGA
- the LOC123053265 gene encoding aluminum-activated malate transporter 1-like isoform X1, translating to MEVDHRIRVSDGDGETTAGQGGVVGVFFARCWLRLRSVLVGLWCWVAGFARKVGRIAREDPRRVAHSLKVGLALTLVSVFYYVTPLFKGFGVSTLWAVLTVVVVMEYTVGGTLSKGLNRAFATLVAGFIAVGAHQVANRCGAQGEPILLAIFVFLLASAATFSRFIPEIKARYDYGVTIFILTFSLVAVSSYRVEELIQLAHQRFSTIVIGVLTCLCTTIFVFPVWAGEDLHKLTAGNLDKLAQFLQGLESECFGEKAAGENLEGKAFLQVYKSVLNSKASEDSLCNFAKWEPGHGKFGFRHPWSQYQKLGALCRQCASSMEALASYVITLQKSQVIADSPPIHDIRRRLWSQDIDRHHFPDQQYPEANPELTLKVRTACGEMSSHSAKALKELSTAIRTMIIPSPANITMSAAIKAAKDLRNELSEEAALLQVMHVAVTATLLSDLVTTIVKIAETADNLARLGHFKNPEKTQKDVAINIPSR from the exons ATGGAGGTTGATCACCGCATCAGGGtgagcgacggcgacggcgagacgaCGGCCGGACAAGGAGGCGTTGTCGGCGTCTTCTTCGCGCGCTGCTGGCTGCGGCTCCGCTCGGTGCTCGTCGGTCTATGGTGCTGGGTCGCGGGGTTCGCCAGGAAGGTGGGCAGGATCGCCAGAGAGGATCCAAGGCGGGTGGCGCACTCGCTCAAGGTCGGCCTGGCGCTCACCCTGGTGTCCGTCTTCTACTACGTCACGCCGCTCTTCAAGGGCTTCGGGGTCTCCACGCTCTGGGCCGTGCTCACCGTCGTGGTCGTCATGGAGTACACCGTCG GTGGCACGCTGAGCAAAGGCTTGAATAGAGCCTTCGCGACGCTGGTGGCTGGGTTCATCGCCGTGGGAGCTCATCAGGTGGCTAACCGCTGTGGTGCACAGGGGGAGCCCATACTGCTCGCCATCTTCGTCTTCTTGCTAG CGTCGGCGGCAACGTTCTCGCGCTTCATCCCGGAGATCAAGGCGAGGTACGACTACGGCGTGACCATCTTCATACTCACCTTCAGCCTGGTGGCCGTGTCGAGCTACCGCGTGGAGGAGCTTATTCAGCTGGCACACCAGCGCTTCtccaccatcgtcatcggcgtccTTACCTGCCTCTGCACCACCATCTTCGTCTTCCCTGTCTGGGCCGGCGAGGATCTCCACAAGCTCACCGCCGGCAACCTCGATAAGCTGGCACAGTTTCTTCAAG GATTGGAATCTGAATGCTTTGGAGAAAAGGCTGCCGGCGAGAATTTGGAGGGCAAAGCCTTTCTGCAAGTGTACAAGAGCGTCCTCAACTCCAAGGCCAGTGAGGACTCTCTG TGCAATTTTGCCAAATGGGAGCCCGGTCATGGCAAATTCGGCTTCCGACACCCATGGAGCCAATACCAGAAGCTCGGAGCTCTTTGTCGTCAGTGCGCGTCTTCAATGGAGGCTCTTGCTTCCTATGTCATCACACTGCAAAAGTCCCAGGTAATTGCAGATTCTCCCCCAATTCATGATATTAGAAGGAGACTATGGAGCCAAGATATTGACCGACACCATTTTCCTGATCAACAGTACCCTGAGGCCAATCCGGAGCTAACCTTGAAGGTCCGAACAGCATGCGGGGAAATGAGCTCACACTCTGCTAAGGCGCTCAAGGAGCTATCAACAGCCATTCGGACAATGATCATACCATCTCCAGCCAACATCACCATGTCCGCAGCCATCAAAGCTGCAAAAGACCTCAGAAATGAATTATCAGAGGAAGCAGCCCTGTTGCAAGTGATGCATGTGGCTGTTACTGCGACACTTCTGTCAGACTTGGTTACGACAATAGTGAAAATTGCAGAAACCGCTGATAATCTAGCACGGCTTGGCCACTTCAAGAACCCTGAAAAAACTCAGAAAGATGTCGCTATCAACATTCCGAGCAGATAA
- the LOC123053265 gene encoding aluminum-activated malate transporter 1-like isoform X2: MEVDHRIRVSDGDGETTAGQGGVVGVFFARCWLRLRSVLVGLWCWVAGFARKVGRIAREDPRRVAHSLKVGLALTLVSVFYYVTPLFKGFGVSTLWAVLTVVVVMEYTVGGTLSKGLNRAFATLVAGFIAVGAHQVANRCGAQGEPILLAIFVFLLASAATFSRFIPEIKARYDYGVTIFILTFSLVAVSSYRVEELIQLAHQRFSTIVIGVLTCLCTTIFVFPVWAGEDLHKLTAGNLDKLAQFLQGLESECFGEKAAGENLEGKAFLQVYKSVLNSKASEDSLCNFAKWEPGHGKFGFRHPWSQYQKLGALCRQCASSMEALASYVITLQKSQYPEANPELTLKVRTACGEMSSHSAKALKELSTAIRTMIIPSPANITMSAAIKAAKDLRNELSEEAALLQVMHVAVTATLLSDLVTTIVKIAETADNLARLGHFKNPEKTQKDVAINIPSR, from the exons ATGGAGGTTGATCACCGCATCAGGGtgagcgacggcgacggcgagacgaCGGCCGGACAAGGAGGCGTTGTCGGCGTCTTCTTCGCGCGCTGCTGGCTGCGGCTCCGCTCGGTGCTCGTCGGTCTATGGTGCTGGGTCGCGGGGTTCGCCAGGAAGGTGGGCAGGATCGCCAGAGAGGATCCAAGGCGGGTGGCGCACTCGCTCAAGGTCGGCCTGGCGCTCACCCTGGTGTCCGTCTTCTACTACGTCACGCCGCTCTTCAAGGGCTTCGGGGTCTCCACGCTCTGGGCCGTGCTCACCGTCGTGGTCGTCATGGAGTACACCGTCG GTGGCACGCTGAGCAAAGGCTTGAATAGAGCCTTCGCGACGCTGGTGGCTGGGTTCATCGCCGTGGGAGCTCATCAGGTGGCTAACCGCTGTGGTGCACAGGGGGAGCCCATACTGCTCGCCATCTTCGTCTTCTTGCTAG CGTCGGCGGCAACGTTCTCGCGCTTCATCCCGGAGATCAAGGCGAGGTACGACTACGGCGTGACCATCTTCATACTCACCTTCAGCCTGGTGGCCGTGTCGAGCTACCGCGTGGAGGAGCTTATTCAGCTGGCACACCAGCGCTTCtccaccatcgtcatcggcgtccTTACCTGCCTCTGCACCACCATCTTCGTCTTCCCTGTCTGGGCCGGCGAGGATCTCCACAAGCTCACCGCCGGCAACCTCGATAAGCTGGCACAGTTTCTTCAAG GATTGGAATCTGAATGCTTTGGAGAAAAGGCTGCCGGCGAGAATTTGGAGGGCAAAGCCTTTCTGCAAGTGTACAAGAGCGTCCTCAACTCCAAGGCCAGTGAGGACTCTCTG TGCAATTTTGCCAAATGGGAGCCCGGTCATGGCAAATTCGGCTTCCGACACCCATGGAGCCAATACCAGAAGCTCGGAGCTCTTTGTCGTCAGTGCGCGTCTTCAATGGAGGCTCTTGCTTCCTATGTCATCACACTGCAAAAGTCCCAG TACCCTGAGGCCAATCCGGAGCTAACCTTGAAGGTCCGAACAGCATGCGGGGAAATGAGCTCACACTCTGCTAAGGCGCTCAAGGAGCTATCAACAGCCATTCGGACAATGATCATACCATCTCCAGCCAACATCACCATGTCCGCAGCCATCAAAGCTGCAAAAGACCTCAGAAATGAATTATCAGAGGAAGCAGCCCTGTTGCAAGTGATGCATGTGGCTGTTACTGCGACACTTCTGTCAGACTTGGTTACGACAATAGTGAAAATTGCAGAAACCGCTGATAATCTAGCACGGCTTGGCCACTTCAAGAACCCTGAAAAAACTCAGAAAGATGTCGCTATCAACATTCCGAGCAGATAA